In the genome of Nymphaea colorata isolate Beijing-Zhang1983 chromosome 9, ASM883128v2, whole genome shotgun sequence, one region contains:
- the LOC126410358 gene encoding uncharacterized protein LOC126410358, whose translation MKQAESLVCVHGMERNLRLCDHSLGAAVATFVGELAKKGCIFTTFLFNPPYILNRRSKDGFLHKLDNIMEVVGDLIGGLIAGKFGRVGADLAAVAQRLRDMDKEKKKQPQQFDNMKARDQAAHAKILHDKEKLDQLQQFENLNKWDPRVYVNPKDLLCTRYIKYFKKKMKGSPNKLPKRMASATLVIVWDTPGDRFRRFKEAHSIMQWFDKPGDSYRRFKEAHSIMQWWKPGLRVEAKRHVMA comes from the coding sequence ATGAAACAAGCAGAATCACTTGTCTGTGTCCATGGCATGGAACGCAACCTCCGGCTGTGCGATCACTCCCTCGGGGCGGCTGTTGCCACATTTGTAGGGGAGCTGGCCAAGAAGGGGTGTATTTTCACAACCTTTCTGTTCAATCCTCCCTACATCTTGAATCGAAGATCAAAAGATGGATTTCTACACAAACTCGACAATATCATGGAGGTAGTAGGGGACCTGATTGGTGGGCTCATTGCTGGTAAGTTTGGCCGTGTCGGCGCTGATCTGGCAGCTGTTGCACAGAGACTCCGTGACATggacaaggagaagaagaaacagcCGCAACAATTTGACAATATGAAGGCCCGTGATCAGGCCGCTCATGCAAAGATTCTCCATGACAAGGAGAAGCTAGACCAGCTGCAACAATTTGAAAATCTGAACAAGTGGGATCCTCGTGTATACGTGAACCCGAAGGACTTGCTTTGTACGCGTTACATAAAGTACttcaagaaaaagatgaaagggTCTCCGAATAAACTGCCCAAAAGGATGGCATCAGCCACTCTTGTTATCGTTTGGGATACACCAGGAGACAGATTCCGACGCTTCAAAGAGGCACATTCCATCATGCAATGGTTCGATAAACCAGGAGACTCATACCGACGCTTCAAAGAGGCACATTCCATCATGCAATGGTGGAAGCCGGGCCTTCGGGTGGAGGCCAAGCGTCATGTGATGGCCTGA
- the LOC116261476 gene encoding GDSL esterase/lipase At4g10955-like, producing the protein MNSTSLSSSSLKKSKSSNWGDFTLTGPTHLTTINWSDEYQQCCVAACLVQGIYTLHEKHAGGLKWWESFHFRITQELRDEDGSSIIGGIFLYTGPSDASAPSIAIAFRGTATTQDWKMNYRASVNELHETSRFQHAMEAVELAGSQGSSMGRRIWLCGHSLGAALAMLVGKRMAKVGVYLDTFLFNPPFALRKGGRILNCSAFGLVAVLSPPLLSLPLAVKYALRQRETSKAMQSIEAQQSFANLCSWVPRLFVNPGDFICSDYIKHLEKRKQRGRLPQPTAEELEHPFLIPSAKLVKNLCTFKKNAIDKVHGLSQWWKAELKLQSKDYIRALPSP; encoded by the exons atgaatTCGACATCTTTGTCAAGTTCTTCCCTTAAAAAAAGCAAATCATCAAATTGGGGGGACTTCACGCTCACAGGACCAACACATTTGACGACCATCAACTG GTCCGACGAGTACCAGCAATGTTGCGTCGCAGCCTGCTTAGTTCAAGGCATCTACACACTCCATGAGAAGCACGCCGGCGGCCTGAAATGGTGGGAGTCCTTCCACTTCCGAATCACTCAGGAACTGAGAGACGAAGATGGCTCTTCCATAATTGGGGGTATTTTCCTTTATACTGGTCCGTCCGATGCCTCTGCGCCAAGCATAGCCATCGCCTTCCGGGGAACCGCAACTACCCAAGATTGGAAAATGAACTACCGAGCTTCCGTCAATGAGCTGCACGAAACTAGCAGATTTCAGCACGCCATGGAAGCCGTGGAGCTTGCAGGTTCTCAAGGGAGCAGCATGGGCAGGAGGATATGGCTGTGCGGCCACTCCCTCGGCGCAGCGCTGGCCATGCTGGTAGGCAAACGCATGGCGAAAGTGGGAGTCTACCTGGACACATTTCTGTTCAATCCGCCATTTGCTCTGCGAAAGGGAGGGAGGATCCTGAACTGCAGTGCCTTTGGTCTCGTTGCTGTTCTTAGTCCGCCGCTGCTGTCTCTGCCCTTGGCCGTGAAGTATGCGTTAAGGCAGCGGGAGACCTCCAAAGCGATGCAGTCTATTGAGGCGCAGCAATCTTTTGCTAATCTCTGTTCATGGGTGCCTCGCCTTTTTGTGAATCCGGGCGACTTCATATGCTCTGATTACATCAAACACCTTGAGAAGAGGAAGCAGCGGGGGCGGCTGCCTCAGCCAACGGCCGAAGAGCTGGAGCACCCTTTCCTCATCCCTTCCGCCAAGCTGGTTAAGAACCTCTGCACTTTCAAGAAGAATGCCATTGACAAAGTTCATGGGCTCAGTCAGTGGTGGAAGGCTGAGCTGAAGTTGCAAAGCAAGGACTACATACGTGCTCTTCCAAGTCCTTAA
- the LOC116261096 gene encoding GDSL esterase/lipase At4g10955-like — MSTHDFNHQGPQHLNNVEWENHEHQRIVAACLVHAAYVLEDDRREGRSGEDRLGRPWWEFFGFECISTLLNLENCSSGFTIGAVFRLKEASRTSPFAPAMVIAVRGTVNHHDWGVNVDTLLGRGRQRHSCRIVMQQAESLVREHGVESNLWLCGHSLWAAVATFVGDQMAKKGCFLTTFLFNPPYILDRRSKDGFRHKLDDIMEVAGDVTGGLIAGKFGRVFADLAALGTNLHDKKKLDQQQQFDNLKKWNPRVYVNAKDWICTRYIEYFERKMKGSPEKLPKRIASATLVINMDEPGDELPHFKEAYFIMQWFDNPGDAYRRFKEAHSIMQWWKPGLRVEAKRYVMA, encoded by the exons ATGTCAACACACGATTTCAATCATCAAGGGCCTCAACACTTGAATAATGTGGAATG GGAAAACCATGAGCATCAGAGAATAGTGGCAGCCTGTTTAGTCCATGCTGCTTATGTTCTCGAAGATGATCGGAGGGAGGGACGTAGCGGTGAAGATCGGCTCGGCCGCCCATGGTGGGAATTCTTTGGCTTCGAGTGCATCTCCACTCTTTTAAACTTGGAGAATTGTTCGTCTGGTTTCACCATTGGCGCAGTTTTCCGGCTAAAAGAAGCAAGCAGGACATCCCCCTTTGCTCCGGCCATGGTCATCGCGGTTCGCGGCACAGTCAACCATCACGACTGGGGCGTTAATGTTGACACGCTTCTGGGCCGCGGCCGTCAGCGCCACTCTTGCAGGATCGTCATGCAACAAGCAGAATCACTTGTCCGTGAACATGGCGTGGAAAGCAACCTCTGGCTGTGCGGTCACTCCCTCTGGGCGGCTGTTGCCACATTTGTAGGGGATCAGATGGCCAAGAAGGGGTGTTTTTTAACAACCTTTCTGTTTAATCCTCCCTACATCTTGGATCGAAGATCAAAAGATGGATTTCGACACAAACTTGATGATATCATGGAGGTAGCAGGGGACGTGACTGGTGGGCTCATTGCTGGTAAGTTTGGCCGTGTCTTCGCTGATCTGGCCGCTCTTGGAACAAATCTCCATGACAAGAAGAAGCTGGACCAGCAGCAACAATTTGACAATCTGAAAAAGTGGAATCCTCGAGTATACGTGAACGCAAAGGACTGGATTTGTACGCGTTACATAGAGTACTTCGAGAGGAAGATGAAAGGGTCCCCAGAGAAGCTGCCCAAAAGAATTGCATCTGCCACTCTTGTCATCAACATGGATGAACCAGGGGACGAACTCCCACACTTCAAAGAGGCATATTTCATCATGCAATGGTTCGATAATCCAGGAGACGCATACCGACGCTTCAAAGAGGCACATTCCATCATGCAATGGTGGAAGCCGGGCCTTCGGGTGGAGGCCAAGCGTTATGTCATGGCCTGA